The Agromyces sp. G08B096 DNA window TCGGCCTCGGAGCCGAGGCTCGCGAGCGCGCGCGGGTCTGCGCTGAGCCACCACGCGACGAGCCCCGAGATCAGCACTGTCGCCGCAGCCACCGCCAGCGTGAGCCAGCGGAGCCGGTACAGCGCGGCGGGCAACGACTGCACCGCGAACCGCGTGAGCAGCACCATCGGGTTCTCTGGGGCACCGGTGAAGCGGAGCCTGGCGCGCGCGAGCGAGATCGAGAGGCGGTCGCCGAGCGGGGTCGAGCCCGCCGTCGTCTGGATGAGCGAGAGATCGGATGCCGCGGCCTGGTAGCGCTCGATCAGCTCGTCGGCTTCGGCACCGGTGAGGCGCCGTTTCGACCTCCCGAGCGCGTCGAGGCGCTGCCATTCGTCGTGGCGGGCGGAGGCGATCGCGTCGAGGTCCATCTGCTTGAATACTAGCCATGTCCGAGCCCGCGCCCCGCGACCGGTTCGCCACCGCCGGCGCCGACGATCCGCTCGTCACCGGCGAGGCCGTAGCGCTCGACGTCCGGCCCGCGAGCGCCCTCATCCGCGGCGGTGGCACGGCCATCGATGTGCTGCTGAGCGTGGCGCTGCTCGCCGGTGTCGCGCTCGCCCTCCTCAACCTCTCCCTCGATGAGGCGGCCGTCCGTGCCGTTGCGATCACGAGCCTCGTGGTCGTGCTGGTGGTAGTGCCGACCGCCATCGAGACCGCGACGCGCGGCCGCTCCCTCGGCAAGCTCGCGCTCGGCCTCCGCGTGGTTCGCGACGACGGCGGGGCGACGGGCTTCCGGCACGCGTTCGTCCGCGCCCTCACCGGCGTCCTCGAGATCTATCTGACGTTCGGCGGACTCGCCGTCCTGGTCGGGTTCCTCACCCCGTCGTCGAAGCGGCTCGGCGACGTCCTGGCCGGCACGCACGCCCAGGTGGAGCGGGCTCCCCGGGTGGTGACCCAGACCTTCGGCGTGCCGACGGCACTTGCGAGCTGGGCCGTCGTCGCCGACGTCGGACGCCTGCCCGACCCCCTCGAGCGGCGAGTCGCCTCGTTCTTCCGGACCGCCGGTCACCTCGTCCCCGCGAGCCGGGCGCGCGTTGCGGAGTCCCTCGCCGCTGAGGTCGCCCCGTACGTCGAGCCGGTTCCCCAGGTGCCGGCCGAGCTCTTCCTCGCCGGCGTGGTCGCCCTCCGCCGCGAGCGGGACCTCACCGCCCTCCGCCTCGAGCGCGAGCGGCTCGAGGCGCTCGCTCCCGTGCTCGACGCTCGGCCCGTCGGCTTCCCCGTTCGATCCGACGCCTGAGGGGATGCCCGGGCGGGACATCCCCTCGTGTTCCGGTCGCGTGCGCGACCGGGGTCGCTCAGTAGCGGTAGTGGTCGACCTTGTACGGACCCTCGACGGGGACGCCGATGTACGCGGCCTGCTCGGGCGTGAGCACCGTGAGCTCGACGCCGAGCGCGTCGAGGTGCAGGCGCGCGACCTTCTCGTCGAGGTGCTTCGGCAGCACGTACACGCCCACCGGGTAGGCCTCGGGCCGCGTCCAGAGCTCGATCTGGGCGAGCACCTGGTTGGTGAACGAGTTGGACATGACGAACGACGGGTGGCCAGTGGCGTTGCCGAGGTTCATCAGACGTCCCTCCGAGAGGATCAGGACGCTGCGCCCGGTCGGCAGCCGCCACTCGTGCACCTGCGGCTTGATCTCGACGCGTTCCGCTCCCTCGAGCGATTCGAGGGCGGCCATGTCGATCTCGTTGTCGAAGTGGCCGACGTTCGCGACCACCGCGAGGTGTTTGAGCCCCAGGAGGTGCTCGAGTCGCACGACGTCCTTGTTGCCCGTGCCGGTCACGAGGATGTCGACCTCGCCGATCACCGACTCCAGACGCGACACCTGGTAGCCGTCCATCGCGGCCTGCAGGGCGTTGATCGGGTCGATCTCGCTGACGATGACGCGTGCACCCTGGCCGCGCAGCGCCTCCGCGGCGCCCTTGCCGACGTCGCCGTAGCCGCAGACGAAGGCGACCTTGCCGCCCATGAGCACGTCGGTCGCGCGGTTCAGCCCGTCGGGCAGGGAGTGCCGGATGCCGTACTTGTTGTCGAACTTCGACTTCGTGACGGAGTCGTTGACGTTGATGGCCGGGAAGCGGAGGCCGCCCTCGGCGTGCAGCTCGTACAGACGGTGCACACCGGTCGTCGTCTCCTCGGTGACACCACGGATCTCGGCGGCGATGCGGGTCCAGCGATCGGGCGAGAGCTCGAGCGAACGGCGGAGCGTGTCGAGCACCACGCGGTACTCGTGGCTGGCCGAGGCATCCGCCTCAGGCACCTGACCGGCCGCTTCGAACCGCACGCCCTCGTGCACGAGCAGGGTGGCGTCGCCGCCGTCGTCGAGGATCATGTTCGGGCCGATCCAGTCGGCGCCCGCCGCCGCAGCCTCGGCCGACCAGTCGAAGATGCGGTCGGTGCACCACCAGTACTCCTCGAGCGATTCGCCCTTCCAGGCGAAGACCGGGACACCGCGAGGCTCGTCGACCGTGCCGTCGGGACCGACCACGATCGCGGCGGCCGCCTCGTCCTGCGTGGAGAAGATGTTGCAGCTCGCCCAGCGCACCTGCGCGCCGAGCGCGACGAGGGTCTCGATGAGCACCGCGGTCTGCACCGTCATGTGCAGGCTGCCCGCGATGCGCGCGCCCGCGAGCGGCTGGGACTCGCCGAACTCCGCGCGGAGCGCCATGAGCCCCGGCATCTCGTTCTCGGCCAGCCGCAGCTGGTGTCGCCCGGCCTCGGCGAGCGAGAGGTCGGCGACCTTGAAGGGCAGGGCGGATGTCGCGGGCAGCGTGGTCATGGCCCTATTCTCGCAGGCCGCGCGCCGGGGGTCAGCCGCGAATGAGCGCCAGGACCTCGTCGCGGACGCGGACCATGGTCGCCTCATCCGCGCCCTCGGCGTTCAGCCGCAGCAGCGGCTCCGTGTTGGAGGGGCGGACGTTGAACCACCAGAACGGCTCGTCCTGCCCGGTGATGCCCGTCACGGTCAGGCCGTCGAACTCCTCGAACTCGGCGCGTCCGGTGAACGCCTCGACGATGCGCGTGTACGCCGCAGGCACGTCGTCGACGGTCGAGTTGATCTCGCCCGACATCACGTACGGCGTGTAGCGCCGCGACAGCTCGGAGAGCGGCTCGTCGTGCGCGCCGAACTCGGCGAGCACGTGCATGGCCGCGAGCATGCCGTTATCGGCGCCCCAGAAGTCGCGGAAGTAGTAGTGCGCCGAGTGCTCGCCGCCGAAGACCGCGCCGGTCTCCTTCATTCGGTCTTTGATGAGCGAGTGGCCGACACGCGTGCGCACCGGCGTCGCACCGGCCCGCTCGATGGCCTCGGGCACGGCCTGCGACGTGATGAGGTTGTGGATGACGCTCACGTCGGCCTCTCCGGCCGCGCGCACCCGCGCGATCTCGCGAAGCGCCACGATCGCCGCGACGGCCGACGGGTTCACGGCGCCGCCGCGCTCGTCGACGACGAAGCAGCGGTCGGCGTCACCGTCGAAGGCCAGGCCCAAGTCGGCGCCGTGCTCGACGACCGCGCGCTGGAGGTCGACCAGGTTCGCCGGCTCGAGCGGATTCGCCTCGTGGTTGGGGAACGTGCCGTCGAGCTCGAAGTAGAGGGGCACGATCTCGAGCGGGAGGCCGGGCAGGCCGGCGGCCTCGCCGAGCACCGCCGGCACCGTCAGCCCGCCCATGCCGTTGCCGGCGTCGACGACGACCTTCAGCGGCCGGATCGAGGACAGGTCGACGAGGGAGCGGAGGTACGCGGCGTAGTCGCCGAGCACGTCGGCCTCCATGACGGCACCGGGCTCCGCGACGCGCTCGATGCCGGACTCGAGATAGGCGGCCGCGCGGTCGCGGATCGCGGCGAGCCCCGTGTCGAGCGAGATGCCCTGGGCTCCCGCGCGGGAGAACTTGATGCCGTTGTACGCCGCAGGGTTGTGGCTCGCCGTGAACATCGCCGCCGGCGCGTCGAGCGACCCGGAGGCGAAGTAGCTCTCGTCGGTCGAGCACAGCCCGATCGCGACGACGTCGGCGCCACGAGCGGTCGCGCCACGGGCGAAGGCCGCGGCGAACCCCGGCGAGGATTCGCGCATGTCGTGGCCGACGACGATGCGGCCGCCGGCCGCGCCGACCTCGTCGACGAACCCGGCCCCGAGGGCCGCGACGATCTCGTCGGTGAGCCCCTCGCCGACGATGCCCCGGACGTCGTAGGCCTTGACGACGGCGTCGAGCGGGGAACGGCTGGGAGTGGAGTCGGTCGAATTCACGCTGTGAAACCTACCTCACCGAGCGGCAGGTGCCGCACGACCTGCCACCCGCGGGGCGCCGACGTGCGCTCGGCGTGGCGGGCGCACAGGTCGTACCCGTGCGGCTCGGGGCGGGGCGCGAGCGGGCCCAGCACGGCGAGCGAGTCGGCGTAGTCGTAGGTGAGCGTCGCCACCGCCTCGGCGGTGCATGCGGTGCGCGAACAGCGTCTCATGGCACCGAACAGATTAGCGACGGTCGCGGACATTACGATGGATCGCATGCCTCGCCCACGCCGTGTCGCGTCCACGCCGAGGTCGCCCAGGCGCCTCGCCCACGATCGGCACGGCCGCGGACTCCGCTCGCCCGTCACCGGGCCGCACCTGCCGCTGCTGCGCACGCGCGTCGATGAGTTCGACCTGACGGTCGCGACGACCGCCTCGTACCTCCGCGGCCTGTGGCCCGAGCTCGAAGGCGTGGTGTTCGAGGTGGCACAAGGACCCGCCGAGGCCATCCACGACGACCACGTCGACCGCTGGAAGGTCTTCCACGACGAACGGCGCATCACGTTCTACCGCCTGCCGATCGTGCGGTTCCTCCGGCTCCAGGAGGGCGAGGATCGCGACGAGAAGCTCCTGGTCGAGTCCTGCGTTTATCGCGCCGTCGCCGACCTCCTCGGCAAGGATCCGTGGGAGCTCGCGCCCGGCCGGTACCGGCACCTCTGACCCGGAGCAGCCGCGCCCGGCCCACCGGTCGGAAGAGCAGGGCCATGACCGAGCCGCGGCCGAGCCGCGATGCGATCAGTGCGGGAAGACGCGGATCGGCGCATCCGTCGGACCCGGCGGCTCGACCGGCGCCGACGCGATGACCCGCCCCCCGTCGTAGGCGACGGCGCCGTGCAGGCCGGCCGCCTCCCGCAGGGTGACCCCGTCGCCCGCGGTGAGCCCGATCGAGGCTCTGCCGCCGGCCGGGACCTCGACGGTACGTTCGGACCCGCCGGTGACGAGGACCGCGGCGACCGCGGCATCCCCCGGATTCACGAGATGCAGGGTCGGCGAGGGAGCGTCTGCGACCGCGATGGCGGTGTCGCCGATCAGCGGGGAGGTCGCGGTGAACCAGGCGAAGTCGCCGGGGTCGCCGACCGACCGCGTGTCACCGCTCGCCGGGACCGGGGCGACGCTCGTGCGCGCCGCAGCGACGACGGGCGCATCGGCGTCGATCGCGACGGTGTACTCGCCCGCGCGCAGTTCGCCGAGCGGCACCTCGGTGACCTGGCCGGGCACCAGGCGGACGTCGAACGTCGTCCCCGCGCCGCCTCCGGCACCCTGCACCTCGACCGCGGCCTCGACGGGTTCCTCCCCCGGCGCGAACAGGCGGAGCGCGGGGAAGGCGTCGCCGTCGAGATGGTCCTCGCCGACGGCGGCACCGCCGGCCTCGGCCACGAGCACGCCCGGGATCACCTGGGTGCGGGCCGGAGCCGCGGCAGCCCCGACCAGGTCGGCGCCCGCGGGCACGAGGCCGTCGATCGACGTCTGCTGCAGGCTCGCGGCGATCCGTCCGCCCGTCGCGACCACGTGCACCACCGGGGCGCTGAGGTCGGGGGCGAGCCCGGCGAGCGACACGACGCGCTGCTGGTGCGGCGGGACCCGGATCCCGAGCGCCGACGGCGCGTCCACGGGCCCCGCCTCGCCCGAGATCCGGAGGTCGACCGTCGCCGCGACATCCGAGGGATTGGCGAGGAGCACGAGCGTGACCCGGCCGAGCGCCGTCGATCCGCCGACGAGCCAGGACTCCGCGACGGCTTCGGCGCATGAGGCGACGGCGAGACCCGAGATCGTCTCCGTGTCGGCGACCTGCGCCTGCGTCCCGGCGAGGAGGCCCGCGTCCACCGCTCCCGGTTCGGCCACGAGCGCGACCGGCCCGCCGTCGGCGTCGGCATCGGGGTTCTCCGGGGCCTCGACCGGCACCTCCTCGACCAGTCCGCTCGCCGGTTCGACCTGGGTCACGAGCGTCGTGCCGCCGAACGACGTGGCCGTCGTGGCCGACGCGGCGTCGTCGGCGAGGGCCAGCACGGGGCCCGGGCAGACCCGCACCTCCTGCGCTTCGGCCGGCTCGACGACGACAGACGACGGCTCCGCCCGATGTTCCGGCCATGGCACCAGGAGCCCGGTTGCGACGAGCGCGCCACCGGCGGCCAGGGCGGCGACGCCCGCGAGCGTGCGGGTCCCTGCGGAGAGCAGGATGCGGCTAGCCACGGTCGGCTCCCTTCGGGTCGGACGGGTGATCGGGATCGGGATCGTGATCGTGATCGGAATCAGGGTCCGGCCCGGCCGCGGCCGCCCGGCCATCGCCCTCCGCCGCGGCATCCGGCTCCTCCGGGGCATCCGTCTCGACGGCGCCGTCGCCGTCCGCCGCGGCATCCGACTCGACCGCGGCATCCGACTTCGCTGCCACCGTCGCGTCGTCACCCGGCCGCCGGCGCGCACGTCGCGGCTGTCGCGGACGCGGCGCGCGGACGGGGCGTCGGTCGGCCTCCCGGCCGGCTCCGGTCGGGATCGACAGCAGGAGGGTCGCGCCGAGCACCACCAGCTGGAGCACCGTCCAGAAGGTGGCGGCGGCCCCGCCCGCGTCGGCTGGGATGGCGGCGGCGGGGGCGGGCGACGGCGCGTCGCGGAATCGCCAGAGTACGCCGAAGTCCGTCTCGCCGACCGGGATGAGCGACGCATTGCCGTCGAGCGCGGCGCGAGCGCGTTCCTCGGTGGCCATCGCGCGCCGGTCGTCGGCACCGGCGGGTCCGAGCAGGACGAACGTCGTGCCGAACCGGCTCACCGCCGCCTCGGCGTCGAAGCCGCTGCGCGACGCGAGGTTACCGGCCAGCTCGGCGAGTTCGACCTCGTCGTCCGTGAGTTCGGGTCGCGTGGCATCGAGCGTCGACTGGTCGTCGAGCGTGGTCCCGGCGCCGTGCTCGAGCCACGCACGCAGGCCGCCGTCCTCGAGCGGCGCCATCCGCAGCGTCGTCACCCTGGGGTCGTCGGCGACCTCGGCGACAACAAGCGCCGGCAGCTCGCGGTCGGGGGCAGGCTCGACCAGTGCGGCTCCGCTCGCGAGCGCGATCCCGGTCGGGACCACGAGCGCGACCGCCGCGAGGCCGGCCACCGCCGCCACCGGCGCCCACGACCGCCGGAGGCCGTCGAGGGCGACGACCGCGGCGGTCACGAGCCCGAGCCAGGCGAGGCTCTGCCCGCCGCCGGTCCACACGGGGACGGACGCGTCGCCCGTCGTCGCGACGGAGAGGTGGGCCGCGGCGATCGCGGTCGCGAAACCCGCAGCGGCGCACACGAGCGCGAGCAGGGCGGCGCGGAGCCGGCGCCGACCCGCGGCGACGGCAGCGGCCGCGAGCAGCAGGAGCGGGGCCGCGAGCCCGACCGCGGGCCACCACGGATCCCAGTCGAGTCCGGCACCGGCGAGCACGGCGCTCCAGCCGCCGTCCGAGCCGCCGGGGAAGCCCAGGGCGAGCCATCCGCCCGACGGGATGCCGCTCGGCGCCGGCAGCCCGGGATCCGCCACGAGCGAGAGCGGCGTGCCGCGGGTGAGCTGCTCCCAGATCAGCGGCGCGGCGAGCACGAGCGCCGGCAGCGGGAGCAGCGCGTATCGGACGGCGGCGCGTCCGCTGACGGCGAGCGCGAGGATCCACCCGAGCAGGAGCGCCGGCGTCAGGCTCGGGGCGGCGGCGACGACGGCGGCGAACAGCAGCCCCGCCGTCGCGGCGGAGGCCCAGCTCGTCGCTGCGCCGAGCATCGCGAAGGCGAGCCAGCCGAGGAGGGCGTGGGCGAGCACGGCGCCCGGCCGGCCGTCGGCGAGTGCGACGAGGAACGGCGGAGCCGCCGCCCACGCGAAGGCCGCGAACGCGCGCACCGCCGGTCGCTCGGTGAGGCGGGATGCCGTGAACCACGCGCCCATGGCGGCGACGGGAAGGGCGAGGAGCCAGAGCAGCACCATGGCGTACGACGGCGACCAGAACGTGATGGAGCCGAGTACCGCGAGGATCCCCGCGAACGGGTCGGCGGCGCCGACGAAGCCCGCACCGAGATCGCGCCAGCCGTACGCGGCGTTCGCCCACAGCTCGCCGAGCTGTCCGGACAGCGGCAGCAGTGCGCCCCCGGCGACGCCCGACGAGCCCAGGAGCCACGGTGCGACGGCGATGCCGGCGATGAGCGCGGCGAGCAGGACCCAGCCTCCCCCGGTGCCGAGGAACTGGAGGTCCTCCGTGCGTCCCCGGGCGCGGGCGCGGCG harbors:
- a CDS encoding RDD family protein; the protein is MSEPAPRDRFATAGADDPLVTGEAVALDVRPASALIRGGGTAIDVLLSVALLAGVALALLNLSLDEAAVRAVAITSLVVVLVVVPTAIETATRGRSLGKLALGLRVVRDDGGATGFRHAFVRALTGVLEIYLTFGGLAVLVGFLTPSSKRLGDVLAGTHAQVERAPRVVTQTFGVPTALASWAVVADVGRLPDPLERRVASFFRTAGHLVPASRARVAESLAAEVAPYVEPVPQVPAELFLAGVVALRRERDLTALRLERERLEALAPVLDARPVGFPVRSDA
- the ahcY gene encoding adenosylhomocysteinase, whose protein sequence is MTTLPATSALPFKVADLSLAEAGRHQLRLAENEMPGLMALRAEFGESQPLAGARIAGSLHMTVQTAVLIETLVALGAQVRWASCNIFSTQDEAAAAIVVGPDGTVDEPRGVPVFAWKGESLEEYWWCTDRIFDWSAEAAAAGADWIGPNMILDDGGDATLLVHEGVRFEAAGQVPEADASASHEYRVVLDTLRRSLELSPDRWTRIAAEIRGVTEETTTGVHRLYELHAEGGLRFPAINVNDSVTKSKFDNKYGIRHSLPDGLNRATDVLMGGKVAFVCGYGDVGKGAAEALRGQGARVIVSEIDPINALQAAMDGYQVSRLESVIGEVDILVTGTGNKDVVRLEHLLGLKHLAVVANVGHFDNEIDMAALESLEGAERVEIKPQVHEWRLPTGRSVLILSEGRLMNLGNATGHPSFVMSNSFTNQVLAQIELWTRPEAYPVGVYVLPKHLDEKVARLHLDALGVELTVLTPEQAAYIGVPVEGPYKVDHYRY
- a CDS encoding phosphomannomutase/phosphoglucomutase, giving the protein MNSTDSTPSRSPLDAVVKAYDVRGIVGEGLTDEIVAALGAGFVDEVGAAGGRIVVGHDMRESSPGFAAAFARGATARGADVVAIGLCSTDESYFASGSLDAPAAMFTASHNPAAYNGIKFSRAGAQGISLDTGLAAIRDRAAAYLESGIERVAEPGAVMEADVLGDYAAYLRSLVDLSSIRPLKVVVDAGNGMGGLTVPAVLGEAAGLPGLPLEIVPLYFELDGTFPNHEANPLEPANLVDLQRAVVEHGADLGLAFDGDADRCFVVDERGGAVNPSAVAAIVALREIARVRAAGEADVSVIHNLITSQAVPEAIERAGATPVRTRVGHSLIKDRMKETGAVFGGEHSAHYYFRDFWGADNGMLAAMHVLAEFGAHDEPLSELSRRYTPYVMSGEINSTVDDVPAAYTRIVEAFTGRAEFEEFDGLTVTGITGQDEPFWWFNVRPSNTEPLLRLNAEGADEATMVRVRDEVLALIRG
- a CDS encoding DUF3499 family protein, which encodes MSATVANLFGAMRRCSRTACTAEAVATLTYDYADSLAVLGPLAPRPEPHGYDLCARHAERTSAPRGWQVVRHLPLGEVGFTA
- a CDS encoding DUF5719 family protein, with amino-acid sequence MASRILLSAGTRTLAGVAALAAGGALVATGLLVPWPEHRAEPSSVVVEPAEAQEVRVCPGPVLALADDAASATTATSFGGTTLVTQVEPASGLVEEVPVEAPENPDADADGGPVALVAEPGAVDAGLLAGTQAQVADTETISGLAVASCAEAVAESWLVGGSTALGRVTLVLLANPSDVAATVDLRISGEAGPVDAPSALGIRVPPHQQRVVSLAGLAPDLSAPVVHVVATGGRIAASLQQTSIDGLVPAGADLVGAAAAPARTQVIPGVLVAEAGGAAVGEDHLDGDAFPALRLFAPGEEPVEAAVEVQGAGGGAGTTFDVRLVPGQVTEVPLGELRAGEYTVAIDADAPVVAAARTSVAPVPASGDTRSVGDPGDFAWFTATSPLIGDTAIAVADAPSPTLHLVNPGDAAVAAVLVTGGSERTVEVPAGGRASIGLTAGDGVTLREAAGLHGAVAYDGGRVIASAPVEPPGPTDAPIRVFPH
- a CDS encoding glycosyltransferase — encoded protein: MFPRVTAILVVHRGGDRLRRTIEALRTQRRTPDALIVVLNDADAAATADIEAAVPSHVVQLPTRVSFGEAVRAAERVLEAPAGDGDALWLLAEDSAPAPGALDALGAVLETERSVAVAGPKLMQWESPDRIAHLGRSVTRFGRTVDLVTDELDQGQHDDLSDVLGVDSAGLLVRHTVWRELDGFDHALPVADDGLDFSIRARLAGHRVRVVPTAHVEVAESGVAGVQVGRGRVSRRARRLERTAELHRRLVYAPAALVPLHWLSFLPLALLRSIRLLLVKQPGAIAGEFAAALQAMAGLGGVARARRTLRAAKTSSWSAIAPLRVQPDEVRRRRRAVAEARRARARGRTEDLQFLGTGGGWVLLAALIAGIAVAPWLLGSSGVAGGALLPLSGQLGELWANAAYGWRDLGAGFVGAADPFAGILAVLGSITFWSPSYAMVLLWLLALPVAAMGAWFTASRLTERPAVRAFAAFAWAAAPPFLVALADGRPGAVLAHALLGWLAFAMLGAATSWASAATAGLLFAAVVAAAPSLTPALLLGWILALAVSGRAAVRYALLPLPALVLAAPLIWEQLTRGTPLSLVADPGLPAPSGIPSGGWLALGFPGGSDGGWSAVLAGAGLDWDPWWPAVGLAAPLLLLAAAAVAAGRRRLRAALLALVCAAAGFATAIAAAHLSVATTGDASVPVWTGGGQSLAWLGLVTAAVVALDGLRRSWAPVAAVAGLAAVALVVPTGIALASGAALVEPAPDRELPALVVAEVADDPRVTTLRMAPLEDGGLRAWLEHGAGTTLDDQSTLDATRPELTDDEVELAELAGNLASRSGFDAEAAVSRFGTTFVLLGPAGADDRRAMATEERARAALDGNASLIPVGETDFGVLWRFRDAPSPAPAAAIPADAGGAAATFWTVLQLVVLGATLLLSIPTGAGREADRRPVRAPRPRQPRRARRRPGDDATVAAKSDAAVESDAAADGDGAVETDAPEEPDAAAEGDGRAAAAGPDPDSDHDHDPDPDHPSDPKGADRG